One stretch of Paenibacillus sp. FSL R5-0341 DNA includes these proteins:
- a CDS encoding DUF1540 domain-containing protein yields the protein MSQDKPIVKCSVSNCNFWGENNFCQADAIMIDIDQHATRRLHEEFAGETFDSDHHDHARTSSATCCHTFKPK from the coding sequence ATGAGCCAAGACAAACCAATAGTCAAATGCAGCGTCTCCAACTGCAACTTCTGGGGAGAAAACAACTTCTGCCAAGCTGATGCCATCATGATTGACATTGACCAACATGCCACCCGTCGTCTGCATGAGGAATTTGCCGGTGAGACATTTGACTCCGATCACCATGATCATGCACGCACATCCTCTGCAACATGTTGTCACACGTTCAAACCCAAGTGA